A window of the Chitinophagaceae bacterium genome harbors these coding sequences:
- a CDS encoding DNA-binding response regulator, giving the protein MQNKILVVEDDQRVSSIIKRGLEENGYEVQQAWNGLSGKEMLQNNLFDLAIVDIVMPEMNGLDLCAAIRKEKPNFPIIMLTALGTTDDKVEGFDAGADDYLVKPFDLRELLARIKVLLKRTRRPVEKEITKLEYADMHLDINRKTLFRSGKEITLTPKEFSLLMFMMKNPERVLSRKEISKKVWDMDFDTGTNFIDVYINYLRKKVDRDFEQKLLHTKPGMGFILKKDN; this is encoded by the coding sequence ATGCAAAACAAAATCCTTGTAGTTGAAGATGATCAAAGGGTTTCGTCTATTATCAAAAGAGGCTTGGAAGAAAACGGTTATGAAGTGCAACAGGCTTGGAATGGTTTGAGCGGAAAAGAAATGCTTCAAAATAATCTTTTCGACCTGGCTATCGTGGATATTGTCATGCCGGAAATGAATGGACTGGATTTGTGTGCTGCAATCAGAAAAGAAAAACCCAACTTCCCCATCATTATGTTAACGGCTCTTGGCACTACTGATGACAAAGTGGAAGGTTTTGATGCCGGAGCGGATGATTATCTTGTTAAACCATTTGATCTCAGGGAATTGCTTGCTCGCATTAAAGTGCTGCTCAAAAGAACCCGGCGACCTGTAGAAAAGGAAATTACCAAATTGGAGTATGCTGATATGCATCTGGATATCAACCGAAAAACCTTATTCAGATCAGGAAAAGAAATTACACTTACGCCAAAAGAATTTAGCCTGCTCATGTTCATGATGAAAAATCCGGAGCGGGTATTATCCAGAAAAGAAATATCCAAAAAAGTATGGGACATGGATTTTGATACAGGCACTAATTTTATAGATGTGTACATAAATTACCTGCGAAAAAAAGTGGATCGTGACTTTGAACAAAAGCTTCTTCACACAAAACCAGGAATGGGATTTATTCTAAAAAAAGACAATTAA
- a CDS encoding sensor histidine kinase, producing the protein MQIQNKLTLMFTAIAGGLLLLFSIAIYITYAENREEEFFKQVRIQALTKANILLDAKVEPEVIQTIYLNTRNAMFQEEIAIYDTAFNLLYHDAIHIDIVKETPEMIQEIREKGEIRFFEDKWHVIGFSYFHEGEEYVITAAARDVYGIQSLQNLGYALTVAFFAVIILIFFGGRFFARQALKPVSELVDNVEEITATNLDLRVKEGNGKDEIAELAITFNRMLERLDSAFEQQKNVVSNIAHEIRNPLAAMIAELELAESRERKSEEYRQAIAFALNDAKNLSKLVSGLLDMAKADYDETEITFKSDRIDEVLMDAIAELRKNHSDFLVDITIDESVEDESQMMVKGNAYLLKTAFINLMDNACKFSNDKRCEVEISANEHYCSIAFIDNGPGIVKDDLPNVFSTFYRGKTVQKNNGYGIGLSLVKKIIDLHKGNITVHSEKGKGSVFTVELRVG; encoded by the coding sequence ATGCAAATCCAAAATAAACTCACATTGATGTTTACGGCTATAGCCGGTGGTTTGCTCTTGCTGTTTTCTATAGCCATTTATATCACTTATGCAGAAAACCGGGAAGAGGAGTTTTTTAAACAGGTGCGGATTCAAGCGTTGACTAAAGCCAATATACTGCTGGATGCAAAAGTAGAACCTGAAGTGATTCAAACCATTTACCTGAATACCAGGAATGCAATGTTTCAGGAAGAAATTGCTATTTATGATACGGCATTTAACCTGCTTTATCATGATGCAATTCACATTGATATTGTAAAAGAAACACCTGAAATGATTCAGGAAATCAGAGAGAAAGGAGAGATTCGTTTTTTCGAAGATAAATGGCATGTTATAGGATTCAGTTATTTCCACGAAGGGGAAGAATATGTGATTACGGCAGCAGCACGTGATGTTTATGGCATACAAAGTCTGCAAAACCTTGGATATGCTTTGACAGTTGCCTTTTTTGCAGTAATTATTCTGATATTTTTCGGAGGACGTTTTTTTGCAAGACAAGCGCTGAAACCGGTATCGGAATTGGTTGATAATGTTGAAGAAATTACAGCCACAAATCTTGATTTACGCGTAAAAGAAGGGAACGGTAAAGATGAAATTGCTGAACTTGCTATCACTTTTAACCGAATGCTGGAACGTCTGGATAGCGCATTTGAGCAACAAAAAAATGTGGTTTCAAATATCGCTCATGAAATCAGAAATCCTTTGGCGGCAATGATTGCAGAATTAGAACTTGCCGAGAGCCGGGAAAGAAAAAGTGAAGAATACCGTCAGGCTATAGCGTTTGCACTTAATGATGCAAAAAATCTTTCAAAATTGGTTTCCGGTTTATTGGATATGGCTAAAGCGGATTATGATGAAACAGAAATTACATTCAAATCTGACAGAATAGACGAAGTGTTGATGGATGCTATTGCCGAACTCAGAAAAAACCACAGTGATTTTCTGGTAGATATAACTATAGACGAATCAGTTGAAGATGAATCACAAATGATGGTAAAGGGGAATGCATATTTGTTAAAAACAGCTTTTATAAATTTGATGGACAATGCCTGTAAGTTTTCTAATGATAAACGATGCGAAGTTGAAATTTCAGCTAATGAGCACTATTGTTCAATAGCCTTTATTGATAATGGTCCCGGAATAGTTAAAGATGATCTACCTAATGTATTCTCTACTTTTTATAGAGGAAAAACCGTACAGAAGAATAATGGTTACGGTATCGGGCTTTCACTTGTTAAAAAAATCATTGACCTTCACAAAGGCAATATCACCGTACATTCTGAAAAAGGCAAAGGGAGTGTGTTTACGGTGGAGTTGAGGGTGGGGTAG